The Silvanigrella paludirubra genome contains a region encoding:
- a CDS encoding response regulator has protein sequence MPQASENNKNSERVCVLIIEEKADLRTFFMGVLTKTGNYEVKNAASPIEALQILSKEANTIQIILFDWNMKEMPGHVFSQKIKNEVNYDHIELVVCSAAFSPQDSFLMSEIDIYYTMPKVVNASEFLLKMEEVRSEFINTQAISAKLKDLKHLIHESDIKSIDTLFSNSDVEKEITNNSKYTYLGGEVRILKKKYDEAIEFLKNHLDKNRENRQNENLKTLSTLGKALCLVGKFEEASMIYEKLESKSPNNLGHKIMLGDALLGLDDINGAENKFNEVLNKDPSNTGALVGMMKTNSVSGNFDQAKSFFEKIEGNFESKSLASFFNNKGVALVKKGKVEEAILFYENALQFFDKFKAHVYFNLGMAYYRSGNISSAVSCFQAAMAQDAKLLEEKNILKELREKGVEKFIADYNENLKSRKK, from the coding sequence ATGCCTCAAGCTTCTGAAAATAATAAAAATTCAGAAAGAGTTTGTGTTTTAATCATTGAAGAAAAAGCAGACCTTCGTACTTTTTTTATGGGTGTTTTAACAAAAACGGGAAACTATGAAGTAAAAAATGCGGCGTCTCCTATAGAAGCATTGCAGATTCTTAGTAAAGAAGCAAATACGATCCAAATCATATTATTTGATTGGAATATGAAAGAAATGCCTGGTCATGTCTTTTCACAAAAGATAAAAAATGAAGTGAATTATGATCATATTGAGTTGGTTGTTTGCTCTGCTGCATTTTCCCCGCAAGATTCTTTTTTAATGAGTGAAATTGATATTTATTATACTATGCCCAAGGTTGTAAATGCGTCTGAGTTTTTATTAAAAATGGAAGAAGTTCGTTCCGAATTTATAAATACACAAGCAATTTCTGCAAAACTAAAAGATTTAAAACATTTAATCCATGAGTCAGATATAAAATCCATTGACACTCTTTTTTCAAATTCAGACGTAGAGAAAGAAATTACAAATAATTCAAAATATACTTATTTAGGCGGTGAGGTTCGTATTTTAAAGAAAAAATACGATGAAGCTATCGAATTTTTAAAAAATCATCTCGATAAAAATCGTGAAAATAGACAAAATGAAAATTTAAAGACATTGAGCACTCTTGGAAAAGCTCTTTGTTTAGTTGGTAAGTTTGAAGAAGCTTCTATGATTTATGAAAAATTAGAATCGAAAAGTCCAAATAATTTAGGGCATAAAATTATGCTTGGTGATGCTTTATTAGGTTTAGATGACATTAATGGAGCAGAAAATAAATTTAATGAAGTATTAAATAAAGATCCTTCAAATACAGGAGCTTTAGTTGGCATGATGAAAACGAATTCTGTTAGTGGAAATTTTGATCAGGCTAAATCCTTTTTTGAAAAAATAGAAGGAAATTTTGAAAGTAAATCTTTGGCAAGTTTTTTTAATAATAAAGGCGTTGCTTTAGTTAAAAAAGGAAAAGTGGAAGAAGCGATTTTATTTTATGAAAATGCACTTCAATTCTTCGATAAATTTAAAGCCCATGTTTATTTTAATCTTGGTATGGCATACTATCGTTCCGGTAACATTTCTAGTGCTGTCAGCTGTTTTCAGGCGGCAATGGCTCAAGATGCGAAGTTACTTGAAGAAAAAAATATATTGAAGGAGTTACGAGAAAAAGGTGTTGAAAAATTTATTGCCGATTACAATGAGAATCTTAAATCAAGAAAAAAATAA
- a CDS encoding YggS family pyridoxal phosphate-dependent enzyme yields MSELIKKNIEDIKNKINILCNKHNRNTSDIELIAVSKFHEANKIQEAYLNGLAHFGENYIQEWQKKSDLLKPNLPDLKWHIIGHLQNNKAKFINDNVHCLQSLDSLSLAKEIENKSQLNSKLNILVQLQIDINDKNKSGIQIEKTNELLDFISQSKKLLLKGFMGIGPAEIEHNKRKDLYYTFVENSKKLWNVFYNNPQNQKPIISLGMSSDYELAIECGSTMLRMGTAIFGDRNKS; encoded by the coding sequence ATGTCTGAACTTATAAAAAAAAATATTGAAGATATAAAAAATAAAATTAATATATTATGTAATAAGCACAACCGTAATACATCTGATATTGAACTTATTGCCGTAAGTAAATTTCATGAAGCGAATAAAATTCAAGAAGCTTATTTGAATGGATTAGCACATTTTGGGGAAAATTATATACAAGAATGGCAAAAGAAAAGCGATTTATTAAAACCAAACTTACCCGATCTAAAATGGCATATCATTGGACACCTTCAAAATAATAAAGCCAAATTTATTAATGATAATGTTCACTGCTTACAGTCACTTGATAGCTTATCTTTAGCAAAAGAAATTGAAAATAAATCACAACTCAATTCTAAATTAAATATTTTAGTTCAATTACAAATAGACATAAATGATAAAAATAAATCTGGAATACAAATTGAAAAAACAAATGAACTTTTAGACTTTATTTCACAAAGTAAAAAACTTTTACTGAAAGGATTTATGGGAATTGGTCCAGCTGAAATAGAACATAATAAAAGAAAAGATTTATATTATACATTTGTTGAAAATTCAAAAAAATTATGGAATGTTTTTTATAATAATCCTCAAAACCAGAAACCAATTATTTCTTTAGGAATGAGCTCTGATTATGAATTAGCTATTGAGTGTGGAAGCACTATGTTAAGAATGGGAACAGCAATTTTCGGAGATAGAAATAAATCTTAA
- a CDS encoding ATP-binding cassette domain-containing protein: MPGYQKKISASFFSFKNIFSEKSNSSEKILQKTVNKQKSLSWIFFLVFKKNIFIASFLQIVLLSLALMSPFIIKYYLEFFLVPSFAEVSKKLFLSSMYFFAFVSLFLFVSYLKKQLFINWKREIEYQSLNIMSHICCYSSKDQNNIMLNKFSDEDGNFFSYKFIDLPNVLSLLFSIPALVVSFIFIYVLMDKLFFIPISILMIMFFLQIQNQIFVSRTMKKVLFFLESRSLLLKKIFLYGNRVHLLAMESFFLRKINLLQQNSKNITLNIINRISASRVIFYYSCFILAIPSIAIYIYVHPNAPLTSIATLLVFFILAAHFYSNILSFSSRIIELKNNYKLLNSNVTLVKNNDVEITQEVNEEFNDFEDFVNINKKVVKQEKIWFHKASFMNGKVINLYNISFEQKQGNITAIVGQPNSGKSSFLAACAGELKLISGEKKLPNHFEILPQDISLFDGTLRENIILNKEFEGRRYIESVRASFLEEELNSLEDGDETYLDTKENTFSESFLRKIAIARILYAKSEFYFLDEPFQNLSQPEISHIFNEGFLKLLHGLNRVIVTEKLEIASLCDHIVVMRDGMIVEQGSHKVLIEKAGVYARLHYAAADSRQFGLTQNQSKTKIKSNLISSHEKNKYYDFSFYDKSNEIKYIRQIFSSTKFFFQSYFKNKNSYLSLGIILLSQIFMCIGFYSLFSHTIAEKFSKNIQIIMFVTSTLISLGLFYLFHIKNAMINLLFGSTIENKVYNVLIKKYKDDHSFTAKYLDNFSKAKDDLFASLTSLIVRFSYLVAGFVLISIANASALLLLVAFVIFTFVFALVKKGSYLRAYFEMQSEKNKLAKLTFHYTKSLKISNSFLFREYLYKKHNDKINEVDEKTREKDTFIIQFFKFISLSLVFIVALSVAYYVINIEKMFIGTVIMSFLSVIFFFQAFVNIEEDFKKFIKCIPYFEDLMRASIHYDDIENHSCSTSNYWPQKGSLRVMSLTVTSSIEYPNPIHNLDLFIPHGARFGFITDKGQNKTSTFFASLLLFVPFDTGTIIIDDEDILKLNPIELRDKYTYISMNSLFPFLTIRENLDPTEQFDDSEIWSVLNRVGIAQSVAVLRNGLNTKVDDLPKQMLWSGEILFFSFARAILFSNKILLVDNLILPEEMELRIIDLLSTEFKDVTVIFSIHLKSKLLSICDDVARFDKGILRRATIEKLNYTNINSHGDISELTK; encoded by the coding sequence ATGCCTGGGTACCAAAAAAAAATTTCTGCTTCTTTTTTTTCCTTTAAGAATATTTTTTCAGAGAAATCGAATTCATCAGAAAAAATACTTCAAAAGACAGTTAATAAACAAAAATCGCTTTCATGGATATTTTTTTTAGTTTTTAAAAAGAATATATTTATAGCATCTTTTTTACAAATTGTTTTGCTATCATTAGCCTTAATGTCTCCATTTATTATTAAATATTATCTTGAATTTTTTTTAGTACCAAGTTTTGCTGAAGTAAGTAAAAAACTTTTTTTGTCATCAATGTATTTTTTTGCGTTTGTTTCTCTTTTTCTTTTTGTTTCTTATTTAAAGAAACAGCTATTCATAAATTGGAAAAGAGAGATTGAATATCAGTCCCTAAATATTATGTCACATATATGTTGTTATTCATCAAAAGACCAAAATAATATAATGCTGAATAAATTTAGTGATGAAGATGGGAACTTTTTTTCATATAAATTTATTGATCTTCCTAATGTTTTGTCTTTATTATTTAGTATTCCTGCATTGGTAGTTTCTTTTATTTTTATTTATGTTTTAATGGACAAGCTTTTTTTTATACCAATTTCAATTCTTATGATTATGTTCTTTTTACAAATTCAAAATCAAATTTTTGTTTCAAGAACCATGAAAAAAGTGTTGTTTTTTCTTGAATCAAGAAGTCTTTTATTAAAAAAGATTTTTTTATACGGTAATAGAGTTCATTTGTTAGCAATGGAATCTTTCTTTTTAAGAAAAATAAATTTATTGCAGCAAAATAGTAAAAATATAACGCTAAATATAATAAATCGAATTTCTGCTTCACGTGTTATTTTTTATTATTCTTGTTTTATATTAGCAATTCCTAGTATTGCAATTTATATTTATGTACATCCAAATGCACCATTAACATCCATTGCAACGCTTTTAGTGTTTTTTATATTAGCAGCTCACTTTTACTCAAATATTTTATCATTTTCTTCTCGAATTATAGAGTTAAAAAATAATTATAAGTTATTAAATTCTAATGTAACATTAGTTAAAAATAATGATGTAGAGATAACTCAAGAAGTTAATGAAGAGTTTAATGATTTTGAAGATTTTGTGAATATAAATAAAAAAGTTGTTAAGCAAGAAAAAATTTGGTTTCATAAAGCATCCTTTATGAACGGAAAGGTGATAAACCTTTATAATATTTCATTTGAACAAAAGCAGGGAAATATAACCGCCATTGTAGGGCAACCTAATTCTGGAAAATCCTCTTTTTTAGCAGCATGTGCAGGTGAATTAAAACTAATAAGTGGAGAAAAAAAGTTACCAAATCATTTTGAGATTTTACCTCAAGATATCTCTTTATTTGATGGGACTTTAAGAGAAAATATTATTTTAAATAAAGAATTTGAAGGAAGAAGATATATTGAATCTGTCAGAGCCAGTTTTCTCGAAGAAGAATTAAATTCTTTAGAGGATGGTGATGAAACATACTTAGATACAAAAGAAAATACATTTAGTGAAAGCTTTTTAAGAAAAATTGCAATCGCTCGTATTTTATATGCGAAATCTGAATTTTATTTTTTAGATGAACCATTTCAAAATTTATCTCAACCAGAAATTTCCCACATTTTTAATGAAGGGTTTTTAAAATTATTACACGGTCTAAATCGTGTAATTGTTACTGAAAAATTAGAAATAGCATCCCTATGTGATCACATTGTTGTCATGAGAGATGGAATGATTGTGGAACAAGGAAGTCATAAAGTTCTTATAGAAAAAGCAGGTGTTTATGCAAGACTTCATTATGCTGCAGCAGATTCAAGGCAATTTGGCTTAACCCAAAATCAGTCTAAGACAAAAATTAAATCAAATTTAATTTCTAGTCATGAAAAAAATAAATATTATGATTTCAGTTTTTATGATAAATCAAATGAAATAAAATATATTCGACAAATTTTTAGTTCAACAAAATTCTTTTTTCAATCCTATTTTAAAAATAAAAATTCTTATTTAAGTTTGGGTATAATTCTTCTATCTCAAATATTTATGTGCATAGGGTTTTACTCTTTATTTTCTCATACTATTGCAGAAAAATTTTCAAAAAATATTCAAATAATAATGTTTGTGACAAGTACTTTAATTTCATTAGGTCTTTTTTATCTTTTTCATATAAAAAATGCCATGATTAATCTACTTTTTGGTTCGACAATAGAAAATAAAGTATATAATGTTTTAATTAAAAAATATAAAGATGATCATTCTTTTACAGCAAAATATTTAGATAATTTTTCTAAGGCAAAAGATGATTTATTTGCATCTCTAACTTCATTAATTGTAAGGTTTTCCTATCTTGTGGCAGGATTTGTTTTAATTTCAATTGCAAATGCTTCCGCTTTGTTATTGTTAGTTGCATTTGTTATTTTCACATTTGTTTTTGCATTAGTTAAAAAGGGTTCTTATTTAAGGGCTTATTTTGAAATGCAATCTGAAAAAAATAAGTTAGCTAAATTAACATTTCACTATACAAAATCATTAAAAATTTCTAACTCATTTTTATTTAGAGAGTATTTGTATAAAAAACACAATGATAAAATAAATGAAGTAGATGAGAAAACACGAGAAAAAGATACTTTTATTATACAATTTTTTAAATTTATATCTTTATCACTTGTATTTATAGTAGCTTTATCTGTCGCGTATTATGTTATAAATATTGAAAAAATGTTTATTGGAACAGTAATCATGTCCTTTTTATCTGTGATTTTCTTTTTCCAAGCTTTTGTCAATATTGAAGAGGATTTTAAAAAATTTATTAAATGTATTCCTTATTTTGAAGATTTGATGCGTGCTTCTATTCATTATGATGATATTGAAAATCATTCATGCTCTACTTCTAATTATTGGCCTCAAAAAGGTTCATTAAGAGTCATGTCTTTAACCGTTACTTCTTCTATTGAATACCCCAATCCAATACATAATTTAGATCTTTTTATTCCTCACGGAGCAAGATTTGGCTTTATTACAGATAAAGGTCAAAATAAAACATCTACTTTTTTTGCAAGTTTGCTTTTATTTGTTCCTTTTGATACAGGCACAATTATAATTGATGATGAAGATATTTTAAAATTAAATCCAATTGAACTAAGAGATAAATATACTTATATATCTATGAACTCTTTATTCCCTTTTCTTACGATTCGAGAAAATTTAGATCCTACTGAACAATTTGATGATTCTGAAATATGGTCGGTATTAAATAGAGTTGGTATTGCTCAATCTGTTGCCGTTCTTAGAAATGGTTTAAATACAAAAGTGGATGATCTTCCTAAACAAATGTTATGGTCTGGTGAGATTTTATTTTTCTCATTCGCTAGAGCCATCTTATTTTCAAATAAAATTTTACTTGTGGACAATTTAATTTTACCTGAAGAAATGGAATTAAGGATTATAGATCTTTTATCCACAGAATTTAAAGATGTAACCGTTATTTTTTCAATTCATTTGAAATCAAAACTTCTTTCTATTTGTGACGATGTAGCTCGTTTTGATAAAGGAATATTACGAAGAGCTACAATTGAAAAATTGAATTACACAAATATAAATTCCCATGGGGATATTTCAGAATTGACAAAATAA
- a CDS encoding Maf family protein: MISKENKKIILASSSPRRKEMFQASGIPFEINVANIDEKPKENEGGHDYVQRNAKEKGLAVCKKYNQNEFILSADTIVVTKDDKILEKPLNENQAREMLQNLSGNTHLVLSSYCIFQNNKELISRIVETFVTFRVLSENEINSYIKTKEPFDKSGAYGIQGRAMGFIHSISGSYTNVMGLPLSEVLMDLKHFAGVESFSSFDH, from the coding sequence ATGATTAGCAAAGAAAATAAAAAAATTATCCTCGCAAGTAGCTCACCTAGAAGAAAAGAAATGTTTCAAGCAAGTGGGATTCCATTTGAAATAAATGTTGCAAATATTGATGAAAAACCAAAAGAAAATGAAGGAGGCCATGATTATGTACAGCGTAATGCAAAAGAAAAAGGCCTTGCTGTTTGTAAGAAATATAATCAAAATGAGTTTATTTTAAGTGCAGATACAATTGTTGTTACTAAAGATGATAAAATACTTGAAAAACCTTTAAATGAAAATCAAGCCCGTGAAATGCTCCAAAATTTATCTGGTAATACCCATTTAGTGTTGAGTAGTTATTGTATTTTTCAAAATAACAAAGAACTTATTTCAAGAATTGTCGAAACATTTGTTACTTTTCGAGTTCTCTCTGAAAATGAAATTAACTCTTACATTAAAACAAAAGAACCATTTGATAAGTCAGGTGCATATGGGATTCAAGGCAGAGCAATGGGATTCATTCATAGTATAAGTGGAAGCTATACAAATGTAATGGGATTGCCATTAAGTGAAGTTTTAATGGATCTTAAACATTTTGCTGGTGTGGAATCTTTTTCCTCATTTGACCATTAA